A DNA window from Synergistaceae bacterium contains the following coding sequences:
- the speE gene encoding polyamine aminopropyltransferase — protein sequence MSGYVTRPKRDNELWLSEYSSDNLKLSMRVKSLIHTEKTPYQDLLIADTYEYGRTLMLDGAYQLTEKDEFTYSEMMSHVPICAHPDPQNVMIIGGGDGAIMREVLKHSCVRKCTLIDIDERVIESSKKYLPFAGCSFSDSRADVKCMDAMKYIRETGERYDVVIVDSTDPVDFAAGLFQAGFYDDVKRVMTDSAMLTELTESPFTDTDLMTQAIREMRKVFPCVRMYWGVVPTYPSGMWTYGIASMRETDFAPARTVTPTKYYTNEIHRASFVLPPFLEELIR from the coding sequence ATGAGCGGGTACGTTACGAGGCCGAAGCGCGATAATGAATTGTGGCTGAGTGAGTACAGCTCCGATAATCTCAAGCTCTCAATGCGCGTAAAGTCTCTCATTCACACGGAGAAAACGCCGTACCAGGATTTATTGATTGCTGACACCTACGAATATGGCCGGACTCTTATGCTTGACGGCGCGTATCAGCTCACGGAAAAAGACGAGTTCACGTACTCCGAAATGATGTCGCATGTACCGATTTGCGCTCACCCTGACCCGCAGAATGTCATGATTATCGGCGGCGGGGACGGTGCAATAATGCGCGAGGTTCTGAAGCATTCGTGCGTGAGGAAATGCACATTGATTGACATTGACGAGAGAGTCATAGAGTCGTCAAAGAAATATCTTCCTTTCGCGGGCTGCTCGTTCAGTGATTCGCGGGCTGATGTGAAATGTATGGACGCAATGAAATATATCCGTGAGACTGGCGAACGCTATGATGTTGTGATTGTTGACAGCACTGACCCTGTAGACTTTGCCGCGGGATTATTTCAGGCGGGGTTCTATGATGATGTCAAACGTGTGATGACGGACTCGGCCATGCTGACGGAATTAACCGAGTCGCCGTTCACTGACACGGATTTGATGACCCAGGCGATTCGGGAGATGAGGAAAGTTTTTCCCTGTGTCCGAATGTACTGGGGAGTAGTGCCTACGTACCCTTCCGGGATGTGGACATACGGAATAGCGTCAATGCGTGAGACTGATTTCGCGCCTGCCAGGACAGTAACGCCGACAAAGTATTACACGAACGAGATTCACCGGGCGAGCTTTGTGCTTCCTCCGTTTCTTGAGGAGCTTATACGGTGA
- a CDS encoding transposase, protein MKNISRHKAYKVELKPIIEQIQIIERTIGVCRYVYNLFIGVNRDNYRNSTQGYMSGYDFSKWLNNDYRKANSDKLWIWEVSSKAVKKSIMNADTAYKKFMKGNAGFPNFKRRNGRQVSMYLPRNNPKDIMTERHRAKIPTLGWVRIKEYGYIPRQGKAISVTITKRAGRYFASFLFETNTAIPVSPMQSESIGIDLGVKSFAVISDGRNYPNINKSPKARKLIKRLKREQRKFSRKIQRLLQRKEETASKKCKRSNLDKQRLKVQRAYMRLANKRHDYINKTVHEIVSRRPEYITIEDLNVSGMLKNRHLSRAIAECEFYYFRALLERKCREYGIELRIVDRFYASSKTCSRCGHIKKDLKLSDRVYECTECGLVIDRDYNAALNLRSCKKYNTAGWAGIKASGLSDKP, encoded by the coding sequence ATGAAAAATATATCCCGGCATAAAGCATATAAAGTCGAGCTGAAGCCGATAATCGAGCAAATACAAATCATCGAGCGGACTATAGGCGTATGCAGGTATGTCTATAATCTTTTCATAGGCGTAAACAGGGATAATTACCGTAACAGCACACAGGGATATATGTCCGGTTATGATTTCTCAAAATGGCTGAACAACGATTACAGGAAGGCCAATTCTGATAAATTATGGATATGGGAAGTATCGTCCAAAGCTGTGAAGAAATCCATAATGAACGCAGATACAGCTTACAAGAAATTCATGAAAGGCAATGCGGGATTTCCGAATTTCAAGCGCAGAAACGGACGGCAAGTGAGCATGTATTTACCGCGCAACAATCCCAAAGACATAATGACAGAACGGCATCGGGCAAAAATTCCGACATTAGGCTGGGTGCGTATCAAAGAATATGGCTATATCCCGCGTCAGGGCAAAGCAATTAGTGTAACAATTACGAAACGGGCAGGAAGATATTTTGCTTCATTCCTGTTTGAGACAAATACAGCAATCCCAGTAAGCCCAATGCAATCTGAAAGCATAGGAATTGACTTAGGCGTGAAAAGTTTTGCGGTAATCTCGGACGGCAGGAATTACCCGAATATCAATAAGTCCCCAAAGGCAAGGAAATTAATCAAGAGGCTGAAGCGTGAACAGCGAAAATTTTCGCGCAAGATACAGAGATTATTACAACGAAAGGAGGAAACTGCGAGTAAAAAGTGTAAACGTTCAAACCTAGACAAGCAAAGGCTGAAAGTACAGCGGGCGTATATGAGACTAGCTAACAAACGTCATGACTATATAAACAAAACTGTACATGAGATAGTAAGCAGACGGCCTGAATATATCACGATAGAAGACTTGAACGTGTCGGGAATGCTGAAGAACCGCCATTTATCACGGGCAATAGCTGAATGTGAGTTTTATTACTTCCGCGCATTGCTTGAACGTAAGTGCCGTGAGTACGGAATAGAGCTGCGAATAGTAGACAGATTTTATGCAAGCAGTAAAACGTGTTCCCGATGTGGACATATCAAGAAGGATTTGAAGCTGTCAGACCGTGTATATGAGTGTACAGAATGCGGATTAGTGATTGACCGAGATTATAACGCCGCATTAAATTTGAGAAGCTGTAAGAAATATAATACCGCTGGCTGGGCGGGAATTAAAGCCTCTGGACTGTCGGACAAGCCTTAG
- a CDS encoding histidine--tRNA ligase: protein MPEITAPRGTRDILPAESWKWSYIINTASQTMRDFGFSEIHLPVFEHTELFSRGVGETTDIVEKEMYTFTDRGGRSITLRPEATAGVMRSAVENNLCARGAGAKLWSWGPMFRYERPQKGRYRQFYQIDAEYLGVSGAMADVEIISLSIELFRRLGLKNLEVVINSVGCEKCRPVYRQKLIEHFTANIDSLCDTCRDRLNRNPLRILDCKNESCGHVADSAPDIFGSLCDECREHFAQVKEGLERLGFTYTINKRLVRGLDYYTKTAYEILSGDLGAQNAVAGGGRYDNLSQAVGGGKAKIPGVGFACGLDRVALVMEEQGCSFGELPGVAVYCIAMDDESRGMIQALTYDLRKAGVSAECDTAGRGFKSQMKAAGACRFACIVGADERANNAVTVKNLADGTQVNISVDETVKYIMERA from the coding sequence ATGCCGGAAATTACAGCACCTAGGGGAACACGCGACATACTTCCCGCAGAGTCGTGGAAGTGGTCATACATAATCAATACAGCGTCGCAAACGATGAGGGATTTCGGGTTCAGCGAGATTCACCTGCCTGTGTTCGAGCATACGGAATTATTTTCGCGGGGCGTGGGAGAAACTACAGACATCGTAGAGAAAGAAATGTACACGTTCACCGACCGCGGCGGACGGAGCATAACACTAAGGCCGGAAGCTACAGCCGGGGTAATGCGCTCTGCTGTCGAGAATAATTTATGCGCGAGGGGAGCAGGGGCAAAGCTGTGGAGCTGGGGGCCGATGTTCCGCTACGAGAGGCCGCAGAAAGGACGCTACAGACAGTTTTACCAGATTGACGCGGAATATCTCGGAGTCTCCGGCGCAATGGCAGATGTCGAAATAATATCCCTCAGCATAGAATTATTCAGGAGATTGGGACTCAAGAATCTTGAAGTCGTCATTAACTCCGTTGGCTGTGAAAAGTGCCGCCCCGTTTACCGTCAGAAGCTCATAGAACACTTCACCGCCAATATTGACTCCCTCTGCGACACATGCCGGGACAGGCTGAACCGCAACCCCCTGCGGATTCTCGACTGCAAGAACGAGTCATGCGGCCATGTCGCCGACTCTGCCCCTGACATTTTCGGCTCTCTCTGTGATGAATGCCGCGAGCATTTTGCGCAGGTCAAAGAAGGACTCGAACGTCTCGGCTTCACGTACACAATCAACAAAAGGCTAGTGCGGGGACTCGACTACTACACGAAAACGGCCTACGAGATATTATCCGGGGACTTGGGAGCGCAGAACGCCGTAGCCGGGGGAGGACGTTACGACAATTTATCGCAGGCAGTCGGCGGAGGGAAGGCGAAAATTCCGGGCGTGGGATTCGCGTGCGGGCTTGACCGTGTTGCGCTGGTAATGGAGGAGCAAGGCTGCTCATTCGGCGAGCTTCCCGGAGTCGCTGTGTACTGCATCGCGATGGATGACGAGTCGCGGGGAATGATACAGGCTCTCACATACGATTTGAGGAAGGCGGGAGTCTCTGCTGAGTGCGACACTGCCGGGCGGGGCTTCAAGTCTCAGATGAAAGCGGCGGGGGCTTGCAGGTTTGCGTGTATTGTCGGTGCTGACGAGAGGGCGAATAATGCGGTTACAGTGAAGAATCTTGCTGACGGGACTCAGGTGAATATTTCTGTTGATGAGACTGTGAAATATATCATGGAAAGGGCATAA